The DNA window CAACATTAATGAATGATAGTAACATCATTGACAACATCGGGCGTAACTTCTGCATCGACTATATTAACTGTCGATGGTTGTGGCTGTTGAGTAGGATAATATTGCTCATTCACTGCCTCATCATTTAAAGTAGCatcttttttgaaaaatttaaacagTGTAGTAaattttctattaaaaTTGTCGGTATATGTTTGAATGTTAGCTTTTGAATGGGTAACGGCTGGAGAAGAGGATGATAACTTATGAGCACCATTTGGTGGGATTTGTTCAGCCAtcctttttaataaattttgtaaaataaacaCAAATCTTTCGTAGATAAACTGTGCACCTTGATAAAACAAGTTACTTAAAAACCCGAACAAAACAACGTTCATTGCAAAAAACGACGAGATTATCATTAATGGACCAACAAATAAAGCTGCTATAGATGCCACTatcacaaataaaataaaataaatggtGAAATACAAAGCTGAAACGATCAAcatcaatgaaaaaaaaatgaaaaggggagttaaaaaaataagtgaGAAGGAAACAATAAGTAGAGCGTTATATGGATGTACTTGTGAGTAACTGTAGAAGTTTATTACGGATgtttttaatgaatttaaaaatactatGAAGcagttttttatttgtaattggatataaacaatttcaaatttgtaattttctttaaattctGAAAGCAATCTATATTTAAGTGATTGTAACAGTAATGAGAAGAGAAATTAAAGTTGATAGGACTATACAGctaaataaaacaacaattatCTGAATAACCCAAAAAATGATTACTGATTAGCAGAA is part of the Saccharomycodes ludwigii strain NBRC 1722 chromosome III, whole genome shotgun sequence genome and encodes:
- the LDO16 gene encoding Ldo16p (similar to Saccharomyces cerevisiae YMR148W | OSW5 | Outer Spore Wall), producing the protein MLIVSALYFTIYFILFVIVASIAALFVGPLMIISSFFAMNVVLFGFLSNLFYQGAQFIYERFVFILQNLLKRMAEQIPPNGAHKLSSSSPAVTHSKANIQTYTDNFNRKFTTLFKFFKKDATLNDEAVNEQYYPTQQPQPSTVNIVDAEVTPDVVNDVTIIH